One Aegilops tauschii subsp. strangulata cultivar AL8/78 chromosome 7, Aet v6.0, whole genome shotgun sequence genomic window carries:
- the LOC109767380 gene encoding uncharacterized protein, translating into MKHLLLPSPLPLLLHGPASKPLLLHVRQRHRHALSAAPDGNSGDTSTAASEPPPTDTQPSPPPSAPPSTNSGTTSVKTRLRSRNQARRVQEPYLPPVEVKMMRGKGKANASAAPRREKEKRKKTWDEMSLGEKAYELYVGEKGALFWLNKFAYASIFIIAGAWILFRFVGPATGLYQLDAPPLAPTDVLRGS; encoded by the coding sequence ATGAAGCACCTCCTCCTCCCATCCccgctccctctcctcctccacggcccCGCCTCCAAGCCGCTCCTCCTCCACGTCCGGCAGCGCCACCGCCACGCCCTGAGCGCCGCACCCGACGGCAACTCCGGCGACACTTCCACGGCCGCGTCCGAGCCGCCTCCCACGGACACCCAGCCCAGCCCGCCACCCTCCGCACCTCCGTCCACCAACTCCGGCACCACCAGCGTCAAGACCCGCCTCCGTTCAAGGAACCAGGCCCGCCGCGTCCAGGAGCCGTACCTGCCCCCGGTGGAGGTGAAGATGATGCGGGGCAAGGGCAAGGCGAACGCTTCCGCGGCGccgaggagggagaaggagaagcgGAAGAAGACGTGGGACGAGATGAGCCTCGGCGAGAAGGCCTACGAGCTGTACGTCGGGGAGAAGGGGGCCCTCTTCTGGCTCAACAAGTTCGCCTACGCCTCCATCTTCATCATAGCCGGCGCCTGGATCCTGTTCCGCTTCGTCGGGCCCGCCACCGGGCTGTACCAGCTCGACGCGCCGCCGCTGGCGCCcacggacgtcctgcgcggctcCTAG